The Urocitellus parryii isolate mUroPar1 chromosome 6, mUroPar1.hap1, whole genome shotgun sequence genome includes a window with the following:
- the Strc gene encoding stereocilin, which translates to MALSLWPSLLLLLLSCTVTLTPTGPQSLDPGLSLLKSFLSTLDQAPQSSLSRSRFSAFLANISSSFEPGRMGEGPVGEPPPLQPPALRLHDFLVTLRGSPDWEPMLGLLGDVLALLGQEQTPRDFLVHQAGVLGGLVEVLLGALVPGGPPAPTRPPCTRDGPSDCVLAADWLPSLLLLLEGTRWQALVQVQSSVDTTNATGLNGREPAPHFLQGLLGLLTPAGELGSEEALWGGLLRTVGAPLYAAFQEGLLRVTHSLQDEVFSILGQPEPDVNGQCQGGNLQQLLLWGIRHNLSWDVQALGFLSGSPPPPPALLHCLSTGVPLPRTSQPSAHLSPRQRRAISVEALCENHSGPAPPYSISNFSIYLLCQHAKPATPQPPPSTAAICQTAVWYAVSWAPGAQGWLQACHDQFPDQFLDAICSNLSFSVLSGPNRRLVKRLCAGLLPPPTSCPEGLPPVPLTPEIFWGCFLENETLWAERLCVEASLQAVPPSNQAWVQHVCQGPTSDAAAFPPCHIGPCGERCPDGGSFLLMVCANDTIYEALVPFWPWLAGQCRISRGGNDTCFLEGLLGPLLPSLPPLGPSPLCLAPGPFLLGMLSQLPRCQSSVPALAHPTRLHYLLRLLAFLLGPGAGGAEAQGMLGQALLLSSLSDNCSFWDAFRPEGRRSVLRTVGEYLEQEQPTPADFEPTISLSSGMSKMELLSCFSPVLWDLLQREKSVWALQILVQAYLHMPPENLQQLVLSAEMEAAQGFLTLMHRSWAQLQVPPSEEQAVGRLTALLLQRYPSLTSQLFIDLSPLIPFLAVSDLMRFPPSLLANDSVLAAIRNHSPGMRTEQKEALAKRLLAPELFGEVPAWPQELLWAVLPLLPHLPLENFLQLSPHQIQALEDSWPVAGLGPGHARHVLRSLVNQSVEDGEEQVRRLGSLACFLSPEELQSLVPLSDPMGPVEQGLLECAANGTLSPEGRVAYELLGVLRSSGGTVLSPRDLRVWAPLFPQLGLRFLQELSEPQLRAMLPALQGTSVTPAQAVLLLGRLLPRHDLSLEDLCSLHSLLPGLGPQTLQVIPRRVLTGACSCLAPELSRLSACQTAALLQTFRVKDGVKNMGTIGAGAAVCIPGQPIPTTWPDCLLPLLPLKLLQLDTSALLANRRRYRELPWSEQQAQFLWKKMQVPTNLTLRNLQALGNLAGGMSCEFLQQINSMVDFLEVIHMLYQLPTGVRGNLRSCIWVELQRRMTMPEPELTTLGPELSELDTKLLLDLPIQLMDRLSDESIMLVVELIQGAPEQLLALTPIHQAALAERVLQNLAPKETPISEEVLEKLGPLVGFLGIESTRRIPLPILLSHLSQLQGFCLGETFATELGQLLLQEPVLGKPEFWSQDEVEQAGRLVFTLSTEDISLIPREALGPETLERLLEKQHSWEQSRVGQLCLGPHLTPKKAALVAGFVRPAAEDLPEPVPNCADIRGTFPAAWSATQIAEMELLDFEDCLALFAGDPGLGPEELQAAMGKAKQLWGPPRGFRPEQILQLGRLLIGLGERELQELTLVDWGVLSTLGQIDGWNSVQLRAVVSSFLRQSGRHVSHLDFIHLTALGYTLCGLRPEELQHISSWEFSQAALFLGNLHLQCSEEQLEVLAHLLVLPGGFGPVSNWGPEIFTEIGTIAAGIPDLALSALLRGQIQGLTPLAISVIPAPKFAVVFNPTQLSSLTSIQAVAVTPEQMAYLSPEQRQAVAWAQHEGKESPEQQGRSSASGLQEWSQSSWVLVLTISFTGHLL; encoded by the exons ATGGCTCTGAGCCTCTGGCCCTcactgctgctcctgctgctgtcCTGCACAG TGACTCTGACCCCTACCGGACCTCAGTCCCTGGaccctggtctctctctcttgaaatCATTCCTCTCTACTCTGGACCAGGCTCCCCAGAGTTCCCTCAGCCGTTCACGGTTCTCTGCATTCCTGGCcaacatttcttcttcctttgagCCTGGGAGAATGGGGGAGGGACCAGTGGGAGAGCCCCCACCTCTCCAGCCCCCAGCTCTCCGGCTCCATGATTTCCTAGTGACACTGAGAGGCAGCCCAGACTGGGAGCCAATGCTAGGGCTGCTGGGGGATGTGCTGGCTCTGCTGGGACAGGAACAAACTCCCCGGGACTTCCTGGTGCACCAGGCAGGTGTGCTGGGTGGCCTTGTGGAGGTACTGCTGGGAGCCTTAGTTCCTGGAGGGCCCCCTGCCCCTACACGACCCCCATGCACCCGTGATGGTCCCTCTGACTGTGTCCTGGCTGCTGACTGGTTGCCTTCTCTGCTGCTGTTGTTAGAGGGCACACGCTGGCAGGCCCTGGTGCAGGTGCAGTCCAGTGTGGACACCACCAATGCCACAGGTCTCAATGGGAGGGAGCCAGCCCCTCACTTTTTGCAGGGTTTGTTGGGCTTGCTTACCCCAGCAGGGGAGTTGGGCTCTGAGGAAGCCCTTTGGGGTGGTCTGCTACGCACAGTGGGGGCCCCCCTCTATGCTGCCTTCCAGGAAGGGTTGCTCCGTGTCACTCACTCCCTGCAGGATGAGGTCTTTTCCATTCTGGGCCAGCCAGAGCCTGATGTCAATGGGCAGTGCCAGGGAG GTAACCTTCAACAGCTGCTTCTCTG GGGCATCCGGCACAATCTTTCCTGGGATGTCCAGGCACTGGGCTTCCTATCTGGATCgccacccccacctcctgccctcctccactGCCTGAGCACCGGTGTGCCTCTGCCCAGGACTTCCCAGCCCTCAGCCCACCTCAGCCCTCGCCAACGACGAGCCATCTCTGTGGAGGCCCTCTGCGAGAATCACTCAGGCCCAGCACCACCCTATAGCATTTCCAATTTCTCCATCTACTTGCTCTGCCAGCATGCCAAGCCTGCCACCCCACAACCCCCTCCCAGCACCGCTGCCATCTGCCAGACAGCTGTGTGGTATGCAGTCTCATGGGCACCAGGTGCCCAAGGCTGGCTACAGGCCTGCCATGACCAGTTTCCTGATCAGTTTCTGGATGCAATCTGTAGCAACCTCTCCTTTTCAGTCCTATCTGGCCCCAATCGCCGCCTGGTAAAGCGACTTTGTGCTGGCCtgctcccacctcccaccagctGCCCTGAAGGCCTGCCCCCTGTACCCCTCACCCCAGAGATCTTCTGGGGCTGCTTTTTGGAGAACGAGACTTTGTGGGCTGAACGACTGTGTGTGGAGGCAAGTCTACAGGCTGTGCCACCCAGCAACCAGGCTTGGGTTCAGCATGTGTGCCAGGGCCCAACCTCAGATGCCGCTGCCTTCCCACCCTGCCACATTGGACCCTGTGGAGAACGCTGCCCAGATGGAGGCAGCTTCCTGCTGATGGTCTGTGCCAATGACaccatatatgaggccctggtgCCCTTCTGGCCTTGGCTAGCAGGCCAGTGCAGGATAAGTCGTGGAGGCAATGACACTTGCTTTCTAGAAGGGCTACTAGGTCCCCTTCTGCCTTCTCTGCCACCTCTGGGTCCATCTCCACTCTGCCTGGCCCCAGGCCCATTCCTGCTTGGCATGCTATCCCAATTACCACGCTGTCAGTCCTCTGTGCCTGCCCTTGCCCACCCCACTCGCTTGCACTATCTCCTGCGTCTGTTGGCCTTTCTTCTGGGtccaggggctggaggggctgAGGCCCAAGGGATGCTGGGCCAGGCCCTGCTGCTCTCCAGTCTCTCAGACAACTGCTCCTTCTGGGATGCTTTCCGCCCAGAGGGCCGGCGCAGTGTGCTGCGGACAGTTGGGGAGTACCTGGAGCAGGAGCAACCAACCCCAGCAGACTTCGAACCCACAATCAGCCTTAGCTCTGGCATGAGCAAGATGGAGCTGCTGTCTTGCTTCAGT CCTGTGCTGTGGGATCTGCTACAGAGGGAGAAGAGTGTTTGGGCCTTACAGATTCTAGTGCAG GCATACTTGCACATGCCCCCAGAAAATCTCCAGCAGCTGGTACTTTCAGCAGAGATGGAGGCTGCACAGGGCTTCCTGACACTCATGCATCGTTCCTGGGCCCAGTTGCAG GTGCCCCCATCCGAGGAACAGGCTGTGGGTCGCCTGACAGCCCTGCTGCTCCAGCGGTACCCAAGCCTGACCTCCCAGCTCTTCATTGACCTGTCACCACTCATCCCCTTCTTGGCTGTCTCTGACCTGATGCGCTTCCCACCATCTCTATTAGCCAATGACAGTGT CCTGGCTGCTATCCGGAATCACAGCCCAGGGATGAGGACTGAACAAAAGGAGGCCCTGGCAAAACGACTTCTGGCTCCTGAACTGTTTGGAGAAGTGCCTGCCTGGCCCCAGGAGTTGCTGTGGGCAGTACTGCCCCtgctcccccacctccctctgGAGAACTTTCTGCAGCTCAGCCCTCACCAG ATCCAGGCCCTGGAAGATAGCTGGCCAGTGGCAGGTCTTGGGCCAGGGCATGCCCGACATGTGCTGCGCAGCCTGGTGAATCAGAGTGTTGAGGATGGTGAGGAGCAGGTACGCAG ACTTGGGTCCCTTGCCTGTTTCCTGAGCCCTGAAGAGTTGCAGAGTCTGGTGCCCCTGAGTGATCCAATGGGACCAGTAGAACAGGGGTTGTTGGAATGTGCAGCCAATGGGACCCTCAGCCCAGAAGGACGG GTGGcgtatgagcttttgggggtttTGCGCTCATCTGGAGGAACTGTGCTAAGCCCCAGGGATCTGCGAGTCTGGGCCCCTCTCTTCCCTCAGTTGGGCCTCCGCTTCCTTCAGGAGTTGTCAGAGCCCCAGCTTAGAGCTATGCTTCCTGCCCTACAGGGAACCAGTGTCACACCTGCCCAG GCTGTTTTGCTCCTTGGACGGCTCCTCCCTAGACATGAT CTGTCCCTGGAGGACCTCTGCTCCTTGCACTCTCTGCTGCCAGGTCTCGGTCCCCAGACCCTCCAGGTCATTCCTAGGAGAGTACTGACTGGGGCCTGTTCCTGCCTGGCCCCTGAACTGTCACGCCTCTCTGCCTGCCAGACCGCAGCATTGCTGCAGACCTTTCGG GTGAAAGATGGTGTTAAAAATATGGGTACAATAGGTGCCGGTGCAGCTGTGTGTATCCCTGGTCAG CCCATCCCCACCACGTGGCCAGATTGCCTGCTTCCCCTGCTCCCATTAAAACTTCTACAACTGGACACTTCGGCTCTTCTGGCAAACCGAAGACGTTACCGGGAGCTGCCATGGTCTGAGCAGCAG gCACAGTTTCTCTGGAAGAAGATGCAGGTGCCCACTAACTTGACCCTTAGGAATCTGCA GGCTCTGGGAAACCTGGCAGGAGGCATGTCCTGTGAGTTTCTGCAGCAGATCAACTCAATGGTAGACTTTCTTGAAGTAATACACATGCTCTATCAACTGCCCACTGGGGTTCGAGGGAACCTG AGGTCCTGCATCTGGGTGGAACTCCAACGGAGGATGACAATGCCTGAGCCAGAACTGACTACTCTGGGGCCAGAACTGAGTGAACTTGACACCAAGCTACTACTGGATTTACC GATCCAGTTGATGGACAGATTGTCTGATGAATCTATTATGTTGGTGGTAGAGCTGATACAAGGAGCTCCAGAGCAGCTGCTAGCACTGACCCCAATCCACCAGGCAGCCTTGGCAGAGAGGGTACTACAAAACCTG GCTCCAAAGGAGACCCCAATCTCAGAGGAAGTGCTGGAGAAACTGGGTCCCTTGGTTGGATTCCTAGGGATAGAGAGCACACGGCGAATTCCCCTACCAATCCTGCTATCCCATCTCAGTCAGCTGCAGGGATTCTGCCTAGGAGAGACGTTTGCTACAGAGCTGGGACAGCTGCTGTTACAGGAGCCTGTTCTTGG GAAACCAGAGTTCTGGAGCCAGGATGAAGTAGAGCAAGCTGGACGCCTAGTATTTACTCTGTCTACTGAGGATATTTCCTTGATCCCCAGG GAGGCTTTGGGTCCAGAGACCCTGGAGCGGCTTCTAGAAAAGCAGCATAGCTGGGAACAGAGCAGAGTTGGACAGTTGTGTCTGGGGCCACATCTTACTCCCAAGAAAGCAGCCCTGGTAGCTGGGTTTGTGCGGCCAGCTGCTGAGGATCTTCCAG AACCTGTACCAAATTGTGCAGACATAAGGGGGACCTTCCCAGCAGCCTGGTCTGCAACACAGATTGCTGAAATGGAGCTCTTGGACTTTGAGGACTGCCTGGCACTATTTGCAGGAGATCCAGGACTTGGGCCAGAAGAACTACAAGCAGCCATGGGCAAGGCAAAGCAG ttgtgGGGTCCCCCCCGAGGATTTCGTCCTGAGCAGATCCTGCAGCTGGGCAGGCTCTTAATTGGTCTAGGAGAACGAGAGCTACAAGAGCTGACCCTGGTAGACTGGGGAGTACTGAGCACCCTGGGGCAGATAGATGGCTGGAATTCTGTCCAG CTCCGGGCTGTGGTATCCAGTTTCCTACGGCAGAGTGGTCGGCATGTGAGCCACCTGGACTTCATCCACCTGACAGCACTGGGTTACACGCTCTGTGGACTACGACCAGAGGAGCTACAACATATCAGCAGTTGGGAGTTTAG CCAAGCAGCTCTCTTCCTGGGCAACCTGCATCTCCAGTGCTCTGAGGAACAGCTAGAGGTTCTGGCCCACCTCCTTGTGCTTCCTGGTGGTTTTGGCCCAGTCAGTAACTGGGGACCTGAGATCTTCACTGAAATTGGCACAATAGCAG CTGGAATCCCAGACCTGGCTCTTTCAGCACTGCTACGGGGACAGATCCAGGGGCTGACCCCTCTGGCCATTTCTGTCATCCCTGCTCCTAAATTTGCT GTGGTGTTCAATCCCACCCAGCTATCAAGTCTCACCAGTATTCAGGCTGTTGCTGTCACTCCTGAGCAAATGGCCTATCTGAGTCCTGAGCAGCGACAAGCAGTTGCATGGGCCCAGCATGAGGGGAAGGAGAGCCCAGAACAGCAGG GGCGAAGCTCAGCCTCGGGCCTCCAGGAGTGGTCACAGTCCTCCTGGGTTCTGGTATTGACCATCAGCTTCACTGGGCACCTGCTATGA